Proteins from a single region of Amycolatopsis sp. CA-230715:
- a CDS encoding sensor histidine kinase, whose translation MSPVENPAPESNFLVALLRDGAPVLATAPRELPDEVDDPTPVPATRRIAALAATDRSAPKDSLMIRATRYGVLLPLAFRALAVPVVWGWLVATSGFASTWPSTVVGGLSLVSTLAAIAWILKVPDLNGRVTRGLLYADVVFALASCLVVNVTVPVPLHPYAIWVPWVYLCGTVALWTIARGVPSGMAVVGLSLPLQAVMWWTGGPRPGGVGEEVAGALAGSAILVVASFTALGSLMLVGLGNRLALAIGIRNGRTAERARTERALHDTVLQVLESMAMRTSEDEADPRAELARLRAVARAQANDLRRGLDTGDGHQADGLGEELAAVATEMARDGLRAQLVVADVDDDVLSEVRRVAVRDAVREALRNTIKHAGTREVVVRLEEREGGIAVIARDHGIGYDEAERPPGFGVSKSMKARLAEVGGRCTVESRPGRGTRVTLWVPR comes from the coding sequence ATGTCGCCAGTAGAAAACCCTGCGCCGGAGTCGAATTTCCTGGTCGCGCTGCTGCGCGACGGCGCGCCCGTGCTCGCGACGGCGCCGCGCGAGCTGCCCGACGAGGTCGATGATCCGACGCCGGTGCCCGCCACGCGGCGCATCGCCGCGCTCGCCGCGACCGACCGGTCCGCGCCGAAGGACTCCCTGATGATCAGGGCGACGCGGTACGGGGTGCTGCTGCCGCTGGCTTTCCGCGCGCTGGCGGTACCGGTGGTGTGGGGATGGCTCGTGGCCACCTCCGGTTTCGCGAGCACCTGGCCGTCCACGGTGGTCGGGGGGCTGTCGCTGGTGAGCACGCTCGCGGCGATCGCGTGGATCCTGAAGGTGCCCGATCTCAACGGCCGCGTCACGAGGGGACTGCTTTACGCCGACGTCGTGTTCGCGCTCGCCTCGTGCCTCGTGGTGAACGTGACGGTGCCGGTCCCGCTGCACCCGTACGCGATCTGGGTGCCGTGGGTGTACCTGTGCGGCACGGTCGCGTTGTGGACGATCGCGCGCGGCGTGCCGTCGGGGATGGCCGTGGTGGGGCTGAGCCTGCCGCTGCAGGCGGTGATGTGGTGGACCGGCGGGCCGAGACCGGGTGGCGTCGGCGAAGAGGTGGCCGGTGCGCTCGCCGGGTCGGCGATCCTCGTGGTGGCCTCGTTCACCGCGCTCGGGTCGCTCATGCTGGTCGGCCTCGGCAACCGGCTCGCGCTCGCGATCGGCATCCGCAACGGCCGCACCGCGGAGCGCGCCCGCACCGAACGCGCCTTGCACGACACCGTGCTGCAGGTGCTCGAATCGATGGCGATGCGGACCAGCGAGGACGAAGCGGATCCGCGCGCCGAACTCGCCCGGCTGCGCGCCGTCGCGAGGGCGCAGGCGAACGACCTGCGCCGCGGCCTGGACACCGGTGACGGCCACCAGGCGGACGGGCTCGGCGAGGAGCTCGCCGCGGTCGCCACCGAGATGGCGCGCGACGGGCTGCGCGCCCAGCTCGTGGTCGCCGACGTGGACGACGACGTGCTTTCGGAGGTGCGGCGGGTCGCCGTCCGCGACGCGGTGCGCGAAGCCTTGCGCAACACCATCAAGCACGCCGGAACCCGCGAGGTCGTGGTCCGTCTCGAAGAGCGCGAAGGCGGGATCGCGGTGATAGCGCGGGATCACGGGATCGGCTACGACGAAGCGGAACGGCCGCCGGGGTTCGGGGTGAGCAAGTCGATGAAGGCACGGCTCGCCGAGGTCGGCGGCCGGTGCACGGTGGAGTCGCGGCCGGGGCGCGGGACGAGGGTCACGCTGTGGGTCCCGCGGTGA
- the nadC gene encoding carboxylating nicotinate-nucleotide diphosphorylase — protein MTELSAAVRRYLADSGLDVADVRRVVDTALAEDLRYGPDATTFATVGADAVALAELRPRVTGTVAGLAVALAVFDSVLGDGYEVLAKREDGARLVAGEPALVLRGGVRGLLTAERTALNLLCHLSGVATATAAWVSEVDGTGCVVRDSRKTLPGLRLLQKYAVRCGGGANHRMGLGDAVLIKDNHVVAAGSVTAALAAAREHAPELACEVEVDTMDQLGEALAAEADEVLLDNFSPEQCAVAVRRRDAESPKTRLEASGGLKLANARVYAESGVDYLSVGGLTHSAPALDLGMDLR, from the coding sequence ATGACCGAGCTCAGCGCCGCGGTGCGGCGGTACCTTGCCGATTCCGGACTGGACGTGGCCGATGTGCGGCGCGTGGTGGACACCGCGCTCGCCGAGGACCTGAGATACGGCCCGGACGCCACGACGTTCGCCACCGTCGGCGCCGACGCGGTGGCGCTGGCCGAACTGCGGCCGAGGGTGACCGGCACGGTGGCGGGGCTGGCGGTCGCGCTCGCCGTCTTCGACTCCGTGCTCGGTGACGGGTACGAAGTGCTGGCGAAGCGGGAAGACGGCGCGCGGCTCGTCGCCGGGGAACCCGCGCTGGTGCTGCGGGGCGGTGTGCGCGGACTGCTCACCGCCGAGCGCACCGCGCTGAACCTGCTGTGCCACCTGTCCGGGGTGGCCACCGCGACCGCGGCCTGGGTGTCCGAAGTGGACGGTACGGGCTGCGTGGTGCGGGATTCGCGCAAGACCCTGCCGGGGCTGCGGTTGCTGCAGAAGTACGCGGTGCGCTGCGGTGGCGGCGCCAACCACCGGATGGGCCTCGGTGACGCGGTGCTCATCAAGGACAACCACGTGGTGGCGGCGGGTTCGGTCACCGCCGCGCTCGCCGCGGCGCGCGAACACGCGCCGGAACTGGCGTGCGAGGTCGAAGTCGACACCATGGACCAGCTCGGCGAGGCACTCGCCGCGGAGGCCGACGAGGTGCTGCTGGACAACTTCTCACCGGAGCAGTGCGCGGTGGCGGTGCGGCGGCGCGATGCCGAATCACCCAAGACGCGGCTCGAAGCCTCCGGCGGGCTGAAGCTCGCGAATGCCCGCGTCTACGCGGAATCCGGTGTGGACTATTTGTCCGTAGGCGGGCTCACCCATTCGGCTCCCGCCCTCGACCTGGGCATGGATCTTCGGTAA